TCCCAACATGAAAAGAGAAATTATTCAGGCCCTGCAATCATATGAACCCCGAATAACCATCCAAAAAATTGTCCATGAAATGGATATAACAGAGGGCAAAAGCAATATTATTTTTGGGATTACCTACAAAACCGGAGAGAATTACACAGGTACCTTTCAGTATCACCTGAAACAGGACACCAGGCCTTTGGCTCTTTCCGCATCCTACCTGCCTGATGCATTCCTCTATTTTATTGAGATGTCTTTACAGGGTGGGGAGGTTACTCCAGCGAGTCCACAAAATGGATTCCTGTCTATTAATGAAATGATGAAATGGGTACATCAATTTTGGGGAAATCTGGGCAATTGGTATCTACTCATCCAGGAAAACAAGGTGATTGTGTATATCAATACCCAATTAGGAGCATCCGGTAAATTGACCGTCACAAGTGTTACAAGTGAATTACACGCACCATTTCCAGAGAGATACGATCTTATCAATTACAATATCATATTTAAGAAAGACGGACGCAGAATAGCTCCCTGGAATTCAGAAGGCTTTCAGACCGAAAATGAAGCGTTGAATTTCGTAAGTCAGCAATACAAA
The nucleotide sequence above comes from Chryseobacterium sp. 7. Encoded proteins:
- a CDS encoding GPW/gp25 family protein, whose protein sequence is MQVSDIPTKNWQLDLNNAGKIVAGYDDIQQCIAIILRTRKGEDPLRPDFGSDIWKWLDKPISASIPNMKREIIQALQSYEPRITIQKIVHEMDITEGKSNIIFGITYKTGENYTGTFQYHLKQDTRPLALSASYLPDAFLYFIEMSLQGGEVTPASPQNGFLSINEMMKWVHQFWGNLGNWYLLIQENKVIVYINTQLGASGKLTVTSVTSELHAPFPERYDLINYNIIFKKDGRRIAPWNSEGFQTENEALNFVSQQYKDYGKWILKDNYLVLIASEPLDGCTLEINLLTKGAFSSDFNEDFEI